The Cutaneotrichosporon cavernicola HIS019 DNA, chromosome: 3 region CCCGTGCGAGTAAAGTCGGTCTTGAGTGCGCCACTGCCAGCATATGCCTTAGACACCCCGTCCGCGTGGTCGGCCCAGACATTGCGGAAGATGAGCATGAAGTCCGAGTGGTCCTCGACACCCTCCTTGACGCTGAGGATTCCAGCCTGGCGGAGCTGCTGGTTGAGCGCCCACTTGGCGAACGCGGCCTGCGAGACGTTGGTGCGGTCAAGGCAGTCCATGCAGTTGGAGCGGATGACACCCTTCTGCACACTGAGGACATTGGTTGGTCCGCTAGAGCTGCCAACCCCAGACGCCGCCGGAGAGACCGAGTGGTACCAGCCATCTGCTAGGAGATTGTTTTGCAAATCGCCGACGAGGGTCTCGATGCGGTCAAAGCGCATGCCCTTGCACTCGGCGTGGAAGTCCCAGTAGATGTACTTGGTCTGCTCGGCCAGCTTGTGGTCACTGTTGTTGGCAGCGTTAACGACTGTCTCAAACGCCTCTTTCACGGGTTTCTCGTATCCCTTCTGGTTAACAAGGTTGAGCGAATACACCGAGCCGTACGTGTCGACTAGCTGGTGCATGTGCTGGCGGTACGACCCGGCCGTGTCAGGTTTGTCCATGATCTGGAGGTCAGGCTTGTAGCGCAGGTTGTTGATCTCGGCCCAGTAAACGGGTACGCTTCCGCGAATCTGTACGAATGActggcgctcgcggccatCGACTCGTCCACGCATAGTCTTGTTGTCGTCGATGGGATCATACAGCACAATCTGCTCGGTCTCGTTGAAGTTGGCAACGTTGCCGTCGTGGTCGATACCGCGCGTGAAGTAACGGGTGCCGACGCGGTGGCGCGAGCGACGGGCAACGAGGCAGAACAGGAAGTCACGGTTGTTGATCACAGCCGAGCGGAGCTCGAGCACTGGGGTTAGTTTCTCCAAGTGGAATTTCAGCGACATACATCCAAACATGGCCGGGAGGATGAAGCGGCTCAACTGATCCGTCAACAGCTGCCCTCGCTACACATTCCGGTGAACTCACGTCTGTGCCGTTCTcggtgaggttgatgaAACGGTCCTGGAGGAAGCGGTTCCAGAAGAACCGatcgtcggcgcgcttccAGAGAGGTTCGCGGTTAGGCCCCTTACCAGcgtcctcaaggacctTCTGGCGCTGGAGGGTGTTGGTGAGGTCCCAACTGTACGAGAACCACATCGGGCCAGCCTTGAGGCCCTGCTCCACGAGCGAGACGAGCTCATTCTCGATGGGGTTGCCGAGGATGGCCTGCGATGATGACGCGGGGTTGAGGGGAAGGAGACGGAAGTCAGTAGCGAGGTAGATCTGGTGGGTGAGGAGACgacagctcggcgcgcgctgcgTGATGATAACGATGTAGTcggctgctgtcagctgccgTCCTTGGCTTCATCTCACTAGTGGCCAGTGTGATCATGCCAAGGATTCCGTAGCAGGCGATCACCTTGTCACGCCCGACAGGGATCGTCGAAGATACTGGTTGTCAGCGGAAGCGACAGCATCGCGCAGCTCACCGTCGAGCGAGATCTGCCCTGTGCGGCGGTCGATGACAAGGCTCTCGCGCACATCCTTCTCGTTGGTCAAGCGGGACGAATCGGTCCCGAGAGCCGGAAGCGTCGAACTAGACGGCTCGAACACGTACGAGCTGGGAGAGACGTAGACATTGTACGTCTCGTACAGCTGGGAGGGTCAGCGGTGGCGCAGCGGTGGGCTTACCGGCTGACAGTTGTACGCTGCCATGCTTCAGAGGAACCAAGGGCGAGTATACAGACAAGGATGTCCAGTGGGCGTCTGGGGATGAAGAGGCTGAAGGAAAGAGTGGTGTAGTGTGATAGTGAGGACTGGTATGAAACGTGTGCTGTAGAGCACGAGGTTGACACTTTCAGGCAGTCATACAATGCTACAGTGACGCGTATCCAGATACACGAGGTCTCGTATCAGTCCGCGTGGTGAAATCAATGACGTGGAAATTGAGTAAATGGGTAACCAGTACGCGTCAACCACTTTGGATGAACATCACGACGCgttcctccctccctgGAGCCTGAAGACAACATTTGCccccactcctccctctcttgctcgtcgccatcatccatcTCTCACTCCATTCTAAAGTCAccttctccatcctccatctTCCGCCCGTAAACCCACTCTCAACATGCTCGAGGCTCGTGTTAAACAGGCGTCTGTCCTCAAGAAGCTCCTTGACGGTGAGTCACTACCGTGGTCCGCGCGTTAGATCCAAGCAAACATTACCTTATACCTTACGACGCGTACTGACATTATCTAGCCatcaaggagctcgtcaCTGACGGCAACCTCGACTGCTCGGACGAGGGCATCGTGAGTGGCGACTGACAGGCACGGCACTGACCGCGCAGCAACTGCAGGCGATGGACAACTCTcacgtcgcgctcgtgtcgctcaagctcgaggctgaCCAATTCGAGTCGTACCGCTGCGACCGCAACATCCCGTTGGGCGTCAACGTTAGTTGCAAAGCGCTTATGGACAcaactgaccccagcttACTTCGCTCACCAAGATCCTCAAATGCGCAAAGGACAATGACATTGTCACTCTCAaggcggccgacgacgccgactcgctcggcctcgtcttCGAGTCTCCCAGTGAGCTCCCACGAATCCAACAAAGCTGACAGACAGAGGAGGACCGTGTCGGCGAGTACGAGATGAAGCTCATGGACATCGACCAGGAGCACCTGGGTATCCCGGACACGCAGTACGACGCGACGATTaccatgtcctcggccgagTTCCAGCGCATCTgccgcgacctcgcggcTCTGGGTGAGAGCGTCAAGATCGAGGCGTCCAAGGAGGGTGtgcgcttctcgtcggagggcgaggtcggcaccGGCTCGGTGCTGCTCAAGCAGACTGCAGGCTCGGACCGTCGCTCCAACAGGGCAGCCAAGCAGGACCcggacgaggatgaggacgatgacgaggataAGAAGCCTGATttggacgaggacggcgaggaggagatggacgacgaggaacgcccgaagaagcgcaaggccaacGGCGGCGCAAAGGCCAGCAAGAAGGCAAAGGCAGGCGccggtgacgacgacgtgggtgtctccatcatcctcgagaagcAGGTCAGCCTCACGTTCTCGTTGAAGTACCTGTCCAACTTTGCCAAgagcgcgccgctcgcccGCGAGGTCAGCCTCAACATGAGCAACGACGtgccgctcctcgtccagtTTGACTTTGAGCAGGGCACGCTCCAGTTCTTCCTTGCGCCAAAGATTTCAGACGAGTAGGACTAGAGCGAGAGGTTGACTCGTGGCTGGGAGCAGAGTCGTATTGTACCACGTCATTTGTGTTATGGATCGAGCTTGCGAGGTAGTGTTTGTAGTGCAGTTGGCATGGGGACTGACTGAGGCGTTAACTCCTCAGCTGATCCTAGGATGTGCTCATCTGACAagaggccaagcgcgagggCCGCTGCTGAGATGAGTCATTTCACGGCCCTGTCACGGCCCGACCAGTTGTCTTACCTCGCACGGCTGCAGCGCAAAAAAACTAAAAACTAAAAACTGACCTGGAAATGCTCATTGACCACGCACAGCAGGTGGCGACCAGACTCGGTTCGGTGGAGGCGGATATGATACGACGGTGCGGGTAACCTTGGACGTCATTATATCGATCTTAAACTGCCCATTTCGCATCAATGAAGTACCCTGTCTGCAATTACAGTGGTCGTGTTTTCCTTTCAGTACCATACTCTAGGGAGACGCTGGTTCAATGTGACCGTTTTGTGAATTCTGGGGTAGTCGCGTGGCGTCGCCAAACGCGACTAACAATTTCTGCAGACATGAATGGTGAGGGTGACGGGCTCAGCGATGTCAGGATGGCATCAGGTTGGGTGTCAGGTGAGTGCCAAGTGAGCGTCAAGTGAGCGTCAGGTGAGCTCGTCTCCCACTGACGGGCCGATGCCATTCACAAGAGGATGCGAGATGCGAGATTCCCTGTCTCCCCAACCATTCGGCCACTCCGTCGCTGTCCTTGGTATCGAGACGGCTTCAGACGTCCTATGTGAAGTGTCGGTGTTCGGTGTCAGATTTTTACGGATATGAGGGATGTAGGGAAGTagggagggagggatgaggaggttgtcTGAGACAATGGGTTTTGCGACTAGCGCGTCTATGATCGTCGTAGGGTGAGACTCAGATGAGTGAATGGGACCGTACGGTCCCGACTTAGGACGGGATGTCTGTCGCAAGTATGGACTTGGGTTAAGTAGGCCCTCTTTGGTCTGTAGCCCTTGAACATCGGTTGCATTCAGGTGGCTAGTGAGCGGTGAGCGTTGAGCGGCGGTCGCCACTCGTACCCTCATAGCATACCCGGCTCTGTGGGTAGCTGCTAGATAGGGCTTGACAGGCTTGAACCAAGCTTGAGACAGGGTTGGAACAGGTTGTCCACATGTATTTCAGAGTGAACGGCGTATGATTACCCTGCGGGTTTGACCTCAACTAATCCATTCAATCATGTAGGTCAGGCGGTCACGCAGTCAGGCGCAAACGTCGTGGCCCACCGCCCGACCCAGATCCACCAGCTAGGGGAGAGGTCAGGCGCGTCGAGATTTCTCTGTTCTGTGCCTCTGTGTGGGTCTTGAATACAACTCTTTGAATGGATATCTCATGTCTCACTCCGCAAAACTCGGATAGAAAACGGTGAAATCCCAAGTTTCAGGCATAAGCAGATTTCGACCCAGATTTCAGACTTGGGCTAGACTATGCAGCGCCGAGGGAAGATGGGCTCATCTGCAATGGCTGGTGTAGAGATGAATGACCGTAGTGGAAGTGACGGTCACGCCTGGTGATGTAAAGTAGAGCCAGAACGAGGGTCGGAGGTATGAGGTCATCGAGATTGCGCGCTTGTCTTTTCTCTCTCATTTACCATTATTTACCAGGAACACACGCCACGGCACTC contains the following coding sequences:
- the SAC1 gene encoding uncharacterized protein (SacI homology domain), with the translated sequence MAAYNCQPLYETYNVYVSPSSYVFEPSSSTLPALGTDSSRLTNEKDVRESLVIDRRTGQISLDVSSTIPVGRDKVIACYGILGMITLATTDYIVIITQRAPSCRLLTHQIYLATDFRLLPLNPASSSQAILGNPIENELVSLVEQGLKAGPMWFSYSWDLTNTLQRQKVLEDAGKGPNREPLWKRADDRFFWNRFLQDRFINLTENGTDLSRFILPAMFGLLELRSAVINNRDFLFCLVARRSRHRVGTRYFTRGIDHDGNVANFNETEQIVLYDPIDDNKTMRGRVDGRERQSFVQIRGSVPVYWAEINNLRYKPDLQIMDKPDTAGSYRQHMHQLVDTYGSVYSLNLVNQKGYEKPVKEAFETVVNAANNSDHKLAEQTKYIYWDFHAECKGMRFDRIETLVGDLQNNLLADGWYHSVSPAASGVGSSSGPTNVLSVQKGVIRSNCMDCLDRTNVSQAAFAKWALNQQLRQAGILSVKEGVEDHSDFMLIFRNVWADHADGVSKAYAGSGALKTDFTRTGKRTKEGLLQDGINSLMRYVKNNFFDGDRQDAYDLVTGAYVVRRGGIPPLSDTRPLLLRSMPYIFVFALTMILAALTLPRTSEWSIYSFLLLWLALAFVTGTYIWGNGTSYVAWPRLNPPHEILSYEGPGFRGTRRGRGMSITSAVPSGKKGRSKSRVFDDIDLKKKGSLID
- the POL30 gene encoding uncharacterized protein (This protein is an auxiliary protein of DNA polymerase delta and is involved in the control of eukaryotic DNA replication by increasing the polymerase's processibility during elongation of the leading strand); this encodes MLEARVKQASVLKKLLDAIKELVTDGNLDCSDEGIQLQAMDNSHVALVSLKLEADQFESYRCDRNIPLGVNLTSLTKILKCAKDNDIVTLKAADDADSLGLVFESPKEDRVGEYEMKLMDIDQEHLGIPDTQYDATITMSSAEFQRICRDLAALGESVKIEASKEGVRFSSEGEVGTGSVLLKQTAGSDRRSNRAAKQDPDEDEDDDEDKKPDLDEDGEEEMDDEERPKKRKANGGAKASKKAKAGAGDDDVGVSIILEKQVSLTFSLKYLSNFAKSAPLAREVSLNMSNDVPLLVQFDFEQGTLQFFLAPKISDE